Proteins from a genomic interval of Poecile atricapillus isolate bPoeAtr1 chromosome 1, bPoeAtr1.hap1, whole genome shotgun sequence:
- the IL17D gene encoding interleukin-17D isoform X1 produces MYDANFSSSEAASLAVSSDPAVGVCPGPPRQEVREDQASRSPAPVFMLDISHLGPCWRQDTAGMEKHARGASWSRASRKSQTPTRGSANCPKVTGRVRARAVPSPAGNPHMFSHQTRHFGSYWAKSPWLCLLSVEPWRRARRRLPSVPAGLGTARLLPVPPVRWEGRAGLPTAPPGLRRVPGRWLGGAWIRPCPRGVPGAALGCGTDPRPAPRARRLRERRRTCSWQARPGEMQRGAGHFSNSSSAGRASGTARRRSPPLSPAPWRRSSPTAMQRGRVRAALAALLALLCAALLPLRPEAARAPKQRPARTRSCGERPEELLEQLYGRLAAGMLSAFHHTLQPEPPGRQHNASCPAGTRPPADKRVRLPVNLRSASPWAYRISYDPTRYPKYIPEAYCLCKGCLMGIFGEESLHFRSTPVFMPTVILRRTPACAGGRYIYTEDYITIPVGCTCVPEQEKEAESVNSSIDKQEVKLLVGQNKPSSE; encoded by the exons ATGTACGATGCAAATTTCTCTTCTTCTGAAGCAGCTTCTCTTGCAGTCAGCAGTGACCCTGCCGTGGGTGTCTGCCCCGGGCCGCCTCGGCAGGAGGTACGGGAGGATCAGGCCTCACGGTCGCCAGCCCCAGTCTTTATGCTGGACATCAGCCACCTCGGTCCCTGCTGGAgacaggacacagctgggatgGAGAAACATGCCAGAGGTGCTTCCTGGAGTCGGGCAAGTCGGAAATCCCAAACCCCTACGAGGGGCAGTGCCAATTGCCCCAAAGTGACTGGGAGAGTCCGGGCTAGAGCAgtcccttccccagctggaaATCCCCACATGTTTTCACATCAGACTCGACACTTTGGCTCCTACTGGGCCAAATCCCCCTGGCTCTGCCTCCTCAGTGTCGAGCCCTGGCGCAGAGCGCGCCGCCGGCTGCCGAGTGTCCcggcggggctggggacagcccggCTCCTGCCCGTGCCGCCGGTGCGGTGGGAAGGGAGAGCTGGGCTCCCGACGGCACCCCCGGGATTGCGGAGAGTGCCGGGCCGGTGGCTCGGCGGGGCCTGGATCCGTCCGTGCCCGCGGGGTGTCCCCGGGGCCGCTCTGGGATGCGGGACCGACCCGCGCCCGGCGCCGAGGGCTCGCCGCCTCCGTGAGCGCCGCCGAACATGTTCCTGGCAGGCGAGGCCAGGGGAGATGCAGAGAGGAGCGGGGCACTTTTCCAACAGCTCCTCCGCCGGGAGAGCCAGTGGCACGGCGCGGCGCCGCAGCCCGCCGCTCTCCCCGGCTCCCTGGAGGAGAAGCAGCCCGACCGCCATGCAGCGAGGCAGG GTGCGGGCGGCGCTGGCGGCGCTGCTGGCGCTGCTCTGCGCGGCGCTGCTCCCGCTCCGCCCGGAGGCCGCCAGGGCGCCCAAGCAGCGGCCGGCGCGGACCCGGAGCTGCGGCGAGCGGcccgaggagctgctggagcagctgtaCGGGCGGCTGGCGGCGGgcatgctcagcgccttccaCCACACCCTGCAGCCCGAGCCGCCGGGCCGCCAGCACAACGCCAGCTGCCCCGCCGGGACACGGCCGCCCGCAGACAAGAGGGTCCGGCTCCCCGTCAACCTGCGCAGCGCATCGCCCTGGGCGTACAG AATTTCCTATGATCCCACGAGATACCCTAAATACATTCCCGAAGCCTACTGCCTGTGCAAAGGCTGCCTGATGGGGATCTTTGGCGAGGAGAGCTTGCACTTCCGCAGCACCCCGGTGTTCATGCCCACGGTCATCCTGCGCCGCACACCCGCCTGCGCCGGAGGCCGCTACATCTACACCGAGGATTACATCACCATCCCTGTGGGCTGCACCTGCGTTCctgagcaggaaaaggaggcaGAGAGCGTCAATTCCAGTATAGATAAGCAAGAAGTGAAGTTGCTGGTGGGCCAGAACAAGCCCTCATCAGAATGA
- the EEF1AKMT1 gene encoding EEF1A lysine methyltransferase 1 isoform X1 has translation MQPLPGDFHYGCTPLASFSRCVLQTPWMMSCLSQRLTWADRKKRRELDLTPFRALCLLLKKMDDDDDIPQLSSHTLAALQEFYLEQQQREGMKTSQGFNQYSIGSIEEDWQLSQFWYSDETASCLAKEAVLAAGKGGRIACVSAPSVYQKLKEQDGEGFSVCILEYDRRFSVYGEEFIFYDYNHPLDLPENVLPHSFDIVIADPPYLSEECLQKTAETIKYLTKGKILLCTGAVMEEQAAKHLDVKMCKFIPKHSRNLANEFRCYVNYASGLD, from the exons ATGCAGCCCCTTCCAGGTGATTTTCATTATGGTTGCACACCGCTGGCCAGCTTTTCTCGGTGTGTGCTGCAAACACCGTGGATGATGAGCTGCTTATCTCAAAGACTGACTTGGGCAGATCGGAAAAAACGCAGAGAACTAGATTTAACTCCATTTCGTGCTCTCTGCCTTTTGTTGAAG AAAATGGACGATGATGATGACATCCCCCAGCTTTCATCCCATACGTTGGCTGCCCTCCAGGAGTTCTatttggagcagcagcagagagaaggcATGAAGACCTCCCAAGGGTTTAATCAATATTCCATTGGCTCAATAGAAGAAGACTGG CAACTGAGCCAGTTTTGGTACAGTGATGAAACTGCATCGTGCCTGGCTAAGGAAGCAGTTCTGGCAGCTGGAAAAGGTGGCAG GATAGCATGTGTCAGTGCACCGAGTGTGTACCAGAAACTGAAAGAACAGGACGGTGAAGGTTTTTCTGTGTGTATACTGGAGTATGACAGAAGGTTTTCAGTGTATGGAGAAGAATTTATCTTCTATGATTACAACCACCCTTTGGACTTACCTGAAAATGTCCTGCCACACAGTTTTGACATTGTAATAGCTGATCCACCCTATCTATCTGAGGAATGTCTTCAAAAGACTGCAGAGACCATCAAATATCTAACAAAAGGAAAGATTCTGCTTTGTACAG GTGCAGTCATGGAGGAACAGGCAGCAAAGCATCTTGATGTGAAGATGTGCAAGTTTATTCCAAAACACTCACGAAATTTAGCCAATGAATTTCGATGTTATGTGAACTATGCTTCTGGACTGGACTGA
- the EEF1AKMT1 gene encoding EEF1A lysine methyltransferase 1 isoform X2, which produces MDDDDDIPQLSSHTLAALQEFYLEQQQREGMKTSQGFNQYSIGSIEEDWQLSQFWYSDETASCLAKEAVLAAGKGGRIACVSAPSVYQKLKEQDGEGFSVCILEYDRRFSVYGEEFIFYDYNHPLDLPENVLPHSFDIVIADPPYLSEECLQKTAETIKYLTKGKILLCTGAVMEEQAAKHLDVKMCKFIPKHSRNLANEFRCYVNYASGLD; this is translated from the exons ATGGACGATGATGATGACATCCCCCAGCTTTCATCCCATACGTTGGCTGCCCTCCAGGAGTTCTatttggagcagcagcagagagaaggcATGAAGACCTCCCAAGGGTTTAATCAATATTCCATTGGCTCAATAGAAGAAGACTGG CAACTGAGCCAGTTTTGGTACAGTGATGAAACTGCATCGTGCCTGGCTAAGGAAGCAGTTCTGGCAGCTGGAAAAGGTGGCAG GATAGCATGTGTCAGTGCACCGAGTGTGTACCAGAAACTGAAAGAACAGGACGGTGAAGGTTTTTCTGTGTGTATACTGGAGTATGACAGAAGGTTTTCAGTGTATGGAGAAGAATTTATCTTCTATGATTACAACCACCCTTTGGACTTACCTGAAAATGTCCTGCCACACAGTTTTGACATTGTAATAGCTGATCCACCCTATCTATCTGAGGAATGTCTTCAAAAGACTGCAGAGACCATCAAATATCTAACAAAAGGAAAGATTCTGCTTTGTACAG GTGCAGTCATGGAGGAACAGGCAGCAAAGCATCTTGATGTGAAGATGTGCAAGTTTATTCCAAAACACTCACGAAATTTAGCCAATGAATTTCGATGTTATGTGAACTATGCTTCTGGACTGGACTGA
- the IL17D gene encoding interleukin-17D isoform X2: MLDISHLGPCWRQDTAGMEKHARGASWSRASRKSQTPTRGSANCPKVTGRVRARAVPSPAGNPHMFSHQTRHFGSYWAKSPWLCLLSVEPWRRARRRLPSVPAGLGTARLLPVPPVRWEGRAGLPTAPPGLRRVPGRWLGGAWIRPCPRGVPGAALGCGTDPRPAPRARRLRERRRTCSWQARPGEMQRGAGHFSNSSSAGRASGTARRRSPPLSPAPWRRSSPTAMQRGRVRAALAALLALLCAALLPLRPEAARAPKQRPARTRSCGERPEELLEQLYGRLAAGMLSAFHHTLQPEPPGRQHNASCPAGTRPPADKRVRLPVNLRSASPWAYRISYDPTRYPKYIPEAYCLCKGCLMGIFGEESLHFRSTPVFMPTVILRRTPACAGGRYIYTEDYITIPVGCTCVPEQEKEAESVNSSIDKQEVKLLVGQNKPSSE; encoded by the exons ATGCTGGACATCAGCCACCTCGGTCCCTGCTGGAgacaggacacagctgggatgGAGAAACATGCCAGAGGTGCTTCCTGGAGTCGGGCAAGTCGGAAATCCCAAACCCCTACGAGGGGCAGTGCCAATTGCCCCAAAGTGACTGGGAGAGTCCGGGCTAGAGCAgtcccttccccagctggaaATCCCCACATGTTTTCACATCAGACTCGACACTTTGGCTCCTACTGGGCCAAATCCCCCTGGCTCTGCCTCCTCAGTGTCGAGCCCTGGCGCAGAGCGCGCCGCCGGCTGCCGAGTGTCCcggcggggctggggacagcccggCTCCTGCCCGTGCCGCCGGTGCGGTGGGAAGGGAGAGCTGGGCTCCCGACGGCACCCCCGGGATTGCGGAGAGTGCCGGGCCGGTGGCTCGGCGGGGCCTGGATCCGTCCGTGCCCGCGGGGTGTCCCCGGGGCCGCTCTGGGATGCGGGACCGACCCGCGCCCGGCGCCGAGGGCTCGCCGCCTCCGTGAGCGCCGCCGAACATGTTCCTGGCAGGCGAGGCCAGGGGAGATGCAGAGAGGAGCGGGGCACTTTTCCAACAGCTCCTCCGCCGGGAGAGCCAGTGGCACGGCGCGGCGCCGCAGCCCGCCGCTCTCCCCGGCTCCCTGGAGGAGAAGCAGCCCGACCGCCATGCAGCGAGGCAGG GTGCGGGCGGCGCTGGCGGCGCTGCTGGCGCTGCTCTGCGCGGCGCTGCTCCCGCTCCGCCCGGAGGCCGCCAGGGCGCCCAAGCAGCGGCCGGCGCGGACCCGGAGCTGCGGCGAGCGGcccgaggagctgctggagcagctgtaCGGGCGGCTGGCGGCGGgcatgctcagcgccttccaCCACACCCTGCAGCCCGAGCCGCCGGGCCGCCAGCACAACGCCAGCTGCCCCGCCGGGACACGGCCGCCCGCAGACAAGAGGGTCCGGCTCCCCGTCAACCTGCGCAGCGCATCGCCCTGGGCGTACAG AATTTCCTATGATCCCACGAGATACCCTAAATACATTCCCGAAGCCTACTGCCTGTGCAAAGGCTGCCTGATGGGGATCTTTGGCGAGGAGAGCTTGCACTTCCGCAGCACCCCGGTGTTCATGCCCACGGTCATCCTGCGCCGCACACCCGCCTGCGCCGGAGGCCGCTACATCTACACCGAGGATTACATCACCATCCCTGTGGGCTGCACCTGCGTTCctgagcaggaaaaggaggcaGAGAGCGTCAATTCCAGTATAGATAAGCAAGAAGTGAAGTTGCTGGTGGGCCAGAACAAGCCCTCATCAGAATGA